One window from the genome of bacterium encodes:
- a CDS encoding permease — protein MYEGQTHPDGTVTGAPINVDARATFITRTYVHLFGAICGFTALEVYYFSTGLAETMARAMLGTSWLLVLGAFMIVGWLASRAANGSTSKGAQYAGLIGFVVAESIFFVPLLFMANNFAPGTIQSAAWVTMGGFVGLTAVAFITRKDFSFLRGIVMYGMIAALIGIVASSLFGFHLGTWFSVAMVGLAGAAILYETSDIIRTFPEDRYVGASLQLFASVALMFWYVLQLFMSRD, from the coding sequence ATGTACGAAGGCCAGACCCATCCCGACGGAACCGTAACCGGGGCACCGATCAACGTGGACGCGCGGGCCACGTTCATCACCCGAACGTATGTGCATCTGTTCGGGGCGATCTGTGGATTTACGGCGCTCGAGGTCTACTACTTTAGCACGGGTCTGGCTGAGACCATGGCGCGGGCCATGCTCGGTACCAGTTGGCTGTTGGTGCTGGGAGCGTTCATGATCGTCGGCTGGCTCGCCAGTCGAGCTGCCAATGGATCGACTTCGAAGGGTGCACAGTACGCCGGTCTGATCGGTTTCGTCGTCGCGGAATCGATTTTTTTCGTACCGCTGTTGTTCATGGCGAACAATTTCGCACCCGGCACGATCCAGAGCGCGGCCTGGGTCACGATGGGTGGCTTCGTCGGCCTGACGGCCGTCGCCTTCATTACGCGAAAGGACTTCAGTTTTCTCCGCGGAATCGTCATGTACGGAATGATTGCCGCCCTGATCGGGATTGTTGCGAGCAGCTTGTTCGGCTTCCACCTCGGTACCTGGTTCTCGGTTGCCATGGTCGGTCTCGCGGGTGCTGCCATTCTCTACGAAACCTCGGACATCATTCGGACTTTCCCGGAAGACCGCTACGTGGGCGCATCTCTGCAGCTCTTCGCTTCGGTGGCCTTGATGTTCTGGTATGTGTTGCAGCTCTTCATGAGCCGGGACTAG